A stretch of the Buchananella sp. 14KM1171 genome encodes the following:
- a CDS encoding nitrate reductase subunit alpha has protein sequence MTTEKQTPRSVAGVDALTSPLFKMGSWLRRGKASTDSRQIFLEGGREADVFYRQRYQYDKVVRSTHGVNCTGSCSWKIYVKDGIITWESQATDYPTTGPNMPEYEPRGCPRGAAFSWYEYSPTRIKYPYIRGVLLDMFREAKARLQDPVLAWGDIVSDPQRAMSYKSQRGRGGLVRATWEEAMEMLAAAYTYTLKTWGPDRCAGFTVIPAMSMISYGAGARFHQLIGAPMLSFYDWYADLPPASPQVFGDQTDVSEAGDWYNSQFLIMWGTNLPLTRTPDAHFMAEARYHGQKVVVVSPDYAENTKFADDWLRVHPGTDAALAEGMAHVVFKEFYVDRSEPMFRDYVTRYSDCPFLVRLEEVGADKLAGVVGAEGMSSALRPGKFLTASMMPEGTTERTENNHARPLVMEADGTVKDPGGTLADHYGEEGMGKWNLGLEGVEPVLSVMDSDQWEPVEVLLNRFDLPSSQGTTSVGAGVIRRGVPARRVNGYMVTTVFDLMLAQHAVERPGLPGQWPTGYDDADCPGTPGWQETITGVPAKACEKIGREFALNAVESGGRSMILMGAGTNHYFHSDLIYRGFLTLTTICGCEGRNGGGWAHYVGQEKVRPITGWQQYALALDWQRPPRQMISTGWYYMTTSQWRYDGARAEAMAHPLGAGTLEGKMISDTLVESAQRGWMPSFPTFDRSALELGRQAKEAGMSPADYVAQELTEGRLKFAVTDPDHPNNHPRILANWRTNLLGSSAKGTEFFMKHMLGTVNHVNAEELPEGHRPKSIKWREPISGKLDLMWVADFRNTSTTLHSDIVLPAATWYEKHDLSSTDMHPFIHSFNAAVSPPWEARSDFEIYRTLAHLVSEFAVEHLGTQTDVFAAPLYHDSPDEYTLHNGVVPPRTGWHPGVDMPKIIPIERDYTMIGTKFERLGPLSAKAGLPQKGFLFNPDKEVVALAERNGRAPMDGKPGEGSALLDTDIKAADMVLMFSGTTNGRLAYTGFKTLEARTGVKMHHLAEGDEEKRITFQDTVIQPRSVVTSPEWTGSETGGRRYSAFCQNIEQLRPWHTLTGRPQFYLDHDWIQDMGESLPVFRPPLDMAHMYGEHPVGHVGTSQEGSIEVAVRYLTVHNKWAIHSQYFDNPYMLTLGRGGQVIWMSPQDAEKIGVRDNEWVEAYNRNGLVAARAVVSHRMPEGTVFMHHASERMVGTPLTERTGKRGGIHNSLTRIAIKPTHVAGGYGQISFAFNYYGPTGNQRDEVTVIRRRSQEVQF, from the coding sequence ATGACCACCGAGAAGCAGACACCCCGCAGCGTTGCCGGCGTAGACGCCCTCACCTCGCCCCTGTTCAAGATGGGATCTTGGCTGCGGCGCGGAAAGGCCAGCACAGATTCGCGGCAGATCTTCCTGGAGGGCGGGCGCGAGGCGGACGTCTTCTACCGGCAGCGCTACCAGTACGACAAGGTGGTGCGCTCCACGCACGGCGTGAACTGCACCGGCTCGTGCTCCTGGAAGATCTACGTCAAGGACGGCATCATCACCTGGGAGTCGCAGGCCACCGACTACCCCACCACCGGGCCGAACATGCCCGAATACGAGCCGCGCGGCTGCCCGCGTGGCGCGGCCTTCAGCTGGTACGAGTACTCCCCGACCCGCATCAAGTACCCCTACATCCGTGGCGTGCTGCTGGACATGTTCCGGGAGGCCAAGGCGCGCCTGCAGGACCCGGTGCTCGCGTGGGGAGACATCGTCTCTGACCCCCAGCGCGCCATGTCGTACAAGTCCCAGCGTGGCCGCGGCGGACTGGTGCGCGCCACCTGGGAAGAAGCGATGGAGATGCTGGCGGCGGCCTACACCTACACGCTCAAGACCTGGGGCCCGGACCGCTGCGCCGGCTTCACCGTCATCCCCGCGATGTCGATGATCTCCTACGGCGCCGGCGCCCGCTTCCACCAGCTCATCGGCGCGCCCATGCTGAGCTTCTACGACTGGTACGCGGACCTGCCGCCCGCCTCGCCGCAGGTGTTCGGCGACCAGACGGACGTCTCTGAGGCGGGAGACTGGTACAACAGCCAGTTCCTCATCATGTGGGGAACCAACCTGCCCCTCACCCGCACCCCCGACGCCCACTTCATGGCGGAGGCCCGCTACCACGGCCAGAAGGTCGTGGTGGTTTCTCCCGACTACGCGGAGAACACGAAGTTCGCCGACGACTGGCTGCGCGTCCACCCCGGCACCGACGCCGCCCTGGCCGAGGGCATGGCGCACGTGGTGTTCAAGGAGTTCTACGTAGACCGCAGCGAGCCGATGTTCCGCGACTACGTCACCCGCTACTCCGACTGCCCGTTCCTGGTGCGCCTGGAGGAGGTGGGCGCGGACAAGCTCGCCGGCGTGGTGGGCGCCGAGGGCATGAGCAGCGCGCTGCGCCCCGGCAAGTTCCTCACCGCCTCGATGATGCCCGAGGGCACCACCGAGCGCACCGAGAACAACCACGCCCGCCCCCTGGTCATGGAGGCCGACGGCACCGTCAAGGACCCGGGCGGCACCCTGGCGGACCACTACGGCGAAGAGGGCATGGGCAAGTGGAACCTGGGCCTGGAGGGCGTCGAGCCGGTCCTGTCCGTCATGGACAGCGACCAGTGGGAGCCCGTGGAGGTCCTGCTCAACCGCTTCGACCTGCCCTCCTCGCAGGGCACCACCTCCGTGGGTGCCGGCGTGATCCGGCGTGGCGTGCCGGCGCGGCGCGTCAACGGCTACATGGTCACCACCGTCTTCGACCTGATGCTGGCCCAGCACGCCGTGGAGCGCCCCGGCCTGCCCGGCCAGTGGCCCACCGGCTACGACGACGCCGACTGCCCCGGCACCCCCGGCTGGCAGGAGACGATCACGGGCGTGCCCGCCAAGGCCTGCGAGAAGATCGGGCGCGAGTTCGCCCTCAACGCCGTGGAGTCCGGCGGCCGCTCCATGATCCTCATGGGTGCCGGCACCAACCACTACTTCCACTCCGACCTGATCTACCGCGGCTTCCTGACGCTGACCACCATCTGCGGCTGCGAGGGCAGGAACGGCGGCGGCTGGGCCCACTACGTGGGTCAGGAGAAGGTGCGCCCCATCACCGGTTGGCAGCAGTACGCGCTCGCCCTGGACTGGCAGCGCCCGCCCCGGCAGATGATCTCCACCGGCTGGTACTACATGACCACCAGCCAGTGGCGCTACGACGGTGCGCGCGCCGAGGCGATGGCCCACCCGCTCGGGGCCGGCACCCTCGAGGGCAAGATGATCTCAGACACCCTGGTGGAGTCCGCCCAGCGCGGCTGGATGCCCTCCTTCCCCACCTTCGACCGCTCCGCGCTCGAACTGGGCCGCCAGGCCAAGGAGGCCGGCATGAGCCCGGCCGACTACGTGGCCCAGGAGCTCACCGAGGGGCGCCTGAAGTTCGCGGTCACCGACCCCGACCACCCCAACAACCACCCGCGCATCCTGGCCAACTGGCGCACCAACCTGCTGGGCTCCTCCGCCAAGGGCACCGAGTTCTTCATGAAGCACATGCTCGGCACGGTCAACCACGTCAACGCCGAGGAGCTGCCGGAGGGCCACCGGCCCAAGTCCATCAAGTGGCGCGAGCCGATCAGCGGCAAGCTGGACCTCATGTGGGTGGCGGACTTCCGCAACACCTCCACCACGCTGCACTCCGACATCGTCCTGCCGGCGGCCACGTGGTACGAGAAGCACGACCTGTCCTCCACGGACATGCACCCCTTCATCCACTCCTTCAACGCGGCGGTGAGCCCGCCGTGGGAGGCGAGAAGCGACTTCGAGATCTACCGCACCCTGGCCCACCTGGTCTCCGAGTTCGCCGTGGAGCACCTGGGCACCCAGACCGACGTGTTCGCCGCGCCGCTCTACCACGACAGCCCCGACGAGTACACGCTGCACAACGGTGTGGTGCCGCCGCGCACCGGCTGGCACCCGGGCGTGGACATGCCCAAGATCATCCCGATCGAGCGCGACTACACGATGATCGGCACCAAGTTCGAGCGCCTGGGCCCGCTGTCCGCCAAGGCCGGCCTGCCGCAGAAGGGCTTCCTGTTCAACCCGGACAAGGAAGTGGTGGCGCTGGCCGAACGCAACGGGCGGGCGCCGATGGACGGCAAGCCCGGCGAGGGCAGCGCCCTGCTGGACACCGACATCAAGGCCGCTGACATGGTGCTCATGTTCTCCGGCACCACCAACGGGCGCCTGGCCTACACCGGGTTTAAGACCCTGGAGGCCCGCACCGGCGTGAAGATGCACCACCTGGCCGAGGGCGATGAGGAAAAGCGCATCACCTTCCAGGACACCGTGATCCAGCCGCGCTCCGTGGTCACCTCCCCGGAATGGACCGGTTCGGAGACCGGCGGGCGGCGCTACTCCGCGTTCTGCCAGAACATCGAGCAGCTTCGCCCCTGGCACACCCTCACCGGCCGCCCCCAGTTCTACCTGGACCACGACTGGATCCAGGACATGGGCGAGTCCCTGCCCGTCTTCCGTCCGCCGCTGGACATGGCCCACATGTACGGCGAGCACCCGGTGGGCCACGTGGGCACCAGCCAAGAGGGCTCCATCGAGGTGGCCGTGCGCTACCTGACGGTCCACAACAAGTGGGCCATCCACTCCCAGTACTTCGACAACCCCTACATGCTCACGCTGGGTCGTGGCGGCCAGGTGATCTGGATGAGCCCGCAGGACGCAGAGAAGATCGGGGTGCGGGACAACGAGTGGGTGGAGGCCTACAACCGCAACGGCCTGGTGGCCGCCCGCGCGGTGGTATCCCACCGCATGCCAGAGGGAACCGTCTTCATGCACCACGCCTCGGAGCGAATGGTGGGAACACCACTGACCGAGCGCACCGGCAAGCGCGGCGGAATCCACAACTCCCTGACGCGCATCGCCATCAAGCCCACCCACGTCGCCGGCGGGTACGGGCAGATTTCCTTCGCGTTCAACTACTACGGCCCCACCGGAAACCAGCGTGACGAGGTCACTGTTATTCGGCGACGCAGCCAGGAGGTGCAGTTCTGA
- a CDS encoding thiamine-binding protein: MLLAFSVAPLAGVDDTGSVSAAVARAVAVVRASGLPHETTAMFTTLEGEWDEVMAVVKQATDAVLEVAPRASLVIKADVRPGFTGELQGKLDRLEAALADAPGGERAGEAGGNVGHLDAAEGRR; this comes from the coding sequence ATGCTGCTCGCCTTCTCCGTCGCCCCGCTGGCCGGGGTAGATGACACCGGTTCCGTCAGCGCCGCCGTGGCCCGCGCCGTGGCGGTGGTGCGCGCCTCCGGCCTGCCGCATGAGACCACCGCGATGTTCACCACCCTGGAGGGCGAGTGGGATGAGGTGATGGCCGTGGTCAAGCAGGCCACCGACGCCGTCCTGGAGGTGGCCCCGCGCGCCTCGCTGGTCATCAAGGCCGACGTTCGCCCCGGCTTTACCGGCGAGCTGCAGGGCAAGCTGGACCGCCTGGAGGCCGCGCTGGCCGACGCTCCGGGCGGTGAGCGCGCGGGGGAGGCCGGCGGGAACGTCGGCCACCTGGACGCTGCGGAGGGGCGCCGTTGA
- a CDS encoding aspartate:alanine exchanger family transporter: MNAIVDVLLMSPLLTIFLVVALGSLVGSIPLGPLRLGAAGALFVGIAIGALDPRLGEGLKLVQGIGLALFVYTVGLTAGTTFFREIKRYLNFMAITVVGLVGVAGLIYLVGPYFGLSREMTLGTFAGLLTSTPALSAATTATGGNEPAVGYALAYPIGVVVSLLFVSFTLARKWPGPRDTPSLAGSGLFATSVAIAGNFTPADVPALARGDVRISYLSRGGKTRVYRQGENLEDGDWAVIVGAEPRVREAIAVLGEETEEHLADKRHEVDHLRFVVSSKAVIGRSIGQLDIPGRFDGAIMRVRRGDLDLLAREDLVLEPGDRVLAVVPAGKLQEVRAFLGDSEKGVGEIDPVSAGLGLGLGLGLGLITIPLGGGATLALGAAAGPLLVGMILGHFERTGPMIWQLPYAANLTIRQLGLLLFLACVGLASGPAFAAQAFSPLGLKVIAIGAVLCAVGCLLFVFASKLLGLSSPRMAGGLAGFIGQPALVAAANLQCSDERIDAGYATHYALSIITKILLVYGLAAVL; encoded by the coding sequence ATGAACGCGATCGTGGACGTCCTGCTCATGTCTCCGCTCCTGACCATCTTCCTGGTGGTGGCGCTCGGTTCCCTGGTGGGCTCAATCCCGCTGGGGCCGCTGCGTTTGGGCGCTGCCGGCGCGCTCTTTGTGGGCATCGCCATCGGGGCGCTAGACCCGCGCCTGGGTGAGGGACTCAAGCTGGTGCAAGGAATCGGCCTGGCCCTGTTTGTCTACACGGTGGGACTGACCGCCGGCACTACGTTCTTCCGGGAAATCAAGCGCTACCTGAACTTCATGGCCATCACCGTGGTGGGCCTAGTGGGCGTGGCCGGCCTGATCTACCTGGTGGGACCATACTTTGGGCTCTCGCGCGAGATGACGCTGGGAACCTTTGCCGGTCTGCTCACCTCCACCCCGGCGCTGTCCGCCGCCACCACCGCCACCGGAGGCAACGAGCCGGCGGTCGGTTACGCACTGGCCTACCCGATCGGCGTGGTGGTCTCCTTGCTGTTCGTTTCCTTCACCCTGGCCCGCAAGTGGCCCGGCCCCCGCGACACCCCCTCCTTGGCCGGCTCCGGCCTGTTCGCCACGTCGGTGGCAATCGCTGGGAACTTCACGCCGGCCGACGTGCCGGCCCTGGCGCGCGGCGACGTGCGCATCTCTTACCTCTCGCGCGGTGGTAAAACCCGCGTCTACCGCCAGGGCGAGAACCTGGAGGACGGCGACTGGGCAGTGATCGTGGGCGCCGAGCCCAGGGTGCGGGAGGCGATCGCGGTGCTGGGAGAGGAGACCGAGGAGCACCTAGCGGACAAGCGCCACGAGGTAGATCACCTGCGTTTCGTGGTCTCCTCCAAGGCCGTGATCGGCCGCTCGATCGGGCAGCTGGACATCCCGGGCCGCTTCGACGGCGCGATCATGCGGGTGCGGCGCGGCGACCTGGACCTACTGGCCCGCGAAGACCTGGTGCTAGAGCCCGGCGACCGGGTACTGGCCGTAGTGCCTGCCGGCAAGCTGCAGGAGGTGCGTGCCTTCCTGGGCGACTCCGAAAAGGGCGTGGGAGAGATCGACCCGGTCTCCGCCGGTCTCGGTTTGGGGCTAGGCCTGGGCCTGGGCCTCATCACGATCCCGCTGGGCGGCGGGGCCACCCTGGCGTTGGGCGCCGCGGCCGGCCCGCTGCTGGTGGGCATGATCCTGGGGCACTTCGAGCGCACCGGTCCGATGATCTGGCAGCTGCCCTACGCCGCCAACCTGACCATCCGCCAGCTGGGCCTGCTGCTCTTCCTGGCCTGCGTGGGGCTGGCCTCCGGCCCGGCCTTTGCGGCCCAGGCCTTCTCTCCGCTGGGCCTGAAGGTGATCGCCATTGGCGCGGTGCTGTGCGCGGTGGGCTGCCTACTGTTCGTCTTCGCCAGCAAGCTGCTGGGCCTGTCCTCCCCGCGCATGGCCGGTGGCCTGGCCGGCTTCATCGGGCAGCCGGCCCTGGTGGCGGCGGCCAACTTGCAGTGCTCCGACGAGCGCATCGATGCCGGTTACGCCACGCACTACGCTCTTTCCATCATCACCAAGATCCTGCTGGTCTACGGGCTGGCTGCGGTCCTCTAG
- the mobA gene encoding molybdenum cofactor guanylyltransferase: MAENAQDRPQQRRIDAVVLAGGQGSRLGGVSKADLDVGGRLLDRVIDALRPHVTGTIVVVAPQDVAVPAGVKRTMEEPPGGGPLAGIGAGLGELEPGAAGDLVIVCGVDTPGLAGLLARLVPAALASLEAGGDGALIHGGEPEPFDQYLQAAYGLGALREALSAPALAGPGARPGPAGPAGPGQSSRAAGPPPALHGRGVRRTFRHLRMERVRASQEECLDLDTPADLTYWRQRLG; encoded by the coding sequence GTGGCGGAGAACGCGCAGGATCGGCCGCAGCAGCGGCGAATCGACGCAGTGGTGCTCGCGGGCGGGCAGGGCAGCCGCCTGGGCGGGGTGTCCAAGGCCGACCTGGATGTGGGCGGGCGCCTGCTGGACCGCGTCATCGACGCGCTGCGCCCGCACGTCACCGGCACGATCGTGGTGGTGGCGCCGCAGGACGTGGCCGTCCCGGCCGGCGTGAAGCGCACCATGGAGGAGCCCCCCGGGGGTGGCCCGCTGGCGGGGATCGGCGCGGGGCTGGGGGAGCTGGAGCCCGGGGCGGCGGGCGACCTGGTGATCGTGTGCGGGGTGGACACCCCGGGCCTGGCGGGCCTGCTGGCGCGGCTGGTGCCGGCGGCGCTCGCGAGCCTGGAGGCCGGCGGGGACGGTGCCCTGATCCACGGCGGGGAGCCCGAGCCCTTCGACCAGTACCTGCAGGCCGCCTACGGGCTGGGGGCGCTGCGAGAGGCTCTCAGCGCCCCCGCGCTCGCGGGCCCGGGTGCCCGCCCGGGCCCGGCCGGCCCAGCCGGGCCCGGGCAGTCCTCCCGCGCAGCCGGGCCCCCGCCCGCGCTCCACGGCCGGGGCGTGCGCAGGACGTTCAGGCACCTGCGCATGGAGCGGGTTCGCGCCAGTCAGGAGGAGTGCCTGGACCTGGACACCCCGGCCGACCTCACCTACTGGCGGCAGCGGCTGGGCTAG
- a CDS encoding MogA/MoaB family molybdenum cofactor biosynthesis protein, whose protein sequence is MPASTEYDLGSIAAAVITCSDRVIAGVKENKAGLRCAQLLQEAGLGQVATSVVAEDRSQLEAAVRQELAAGARLVIILGASGFGLGNYSPEVVRSVIEVEIPGIAEQIRAYGLRSTPLSGLSREVVGVTARDSSGALVLSSPGSVGGAGDTLEVLVPLLGAIYSQLDEER, encoded by the coding sequence ATGCCAGCCAGTACCGAATACGACCTCGGCTCGATCGCGGCCGCCGTCATCACGTGCTCCGACCGCGTCATAGCGGGGGTGAAGGAGAACAAGGCGGGGCTGCGCTGCGCCCAGCTGCTGCAGGAGGCGGGGCTGGGGCAGGTGGCGACCTCCGTGGTGGCGGAGGACCGCAGCCAGTTGGAGGCGGCGGTGCGCCAGGAGCTCGCCGCCGGGGCCCGCCTGGTCATCATCCTGGGGGCATCCGGCTTCGGCCTGGGCAACTACTCGCCGGAGGTGGTGCGCTCGGTGATCGAGGTGGAGATCCCGGGCATCGCGGAGCAGATCCGCGCCTACGGCCTGCGTTCTACCCCGCTGTCCGGCCTCTCCCGCGAGGTCGTGGGCGTCACGGCGCGCGACTCCTCCGGCGCCCTGGTGCTCTCCTCGCCGGGCTCGGTGGGGGGAGCTGGCGACACGCTGGAGGTGCTAGTCCCGCTCCTGGGCGCCATCTACAGTCAGCTCGACGAGGAGCGCTAG
- the moaA gene encoding GTP 3',8-cyclase MoaA: MHPTAPAAGAGPVPVALQLRRPGAPSAAAAATGAPHAATSPAATPAAEVLIDRFGRIARDLRVSLTDRCNLRCSYCMPPEGLEWLPTEDTLTDAEVVRLCRVGVETLGIRQIRFTGGEPLLRAGLEGIIAECAKLRTDQGLAPDLALTTNALGLDKRARCLAAAGLERVNISLDTLVPEHFKQITHRDRLPDVLRGLEAAVAAGLSPVKVNAVVMRGINEADVPDLLDFCLERGIELRIIEQMPMGPIGSWSRRTLVTFDEIVHLLQTRHTLTPAERSDPHSPAQSWIVDDDPSRQVGIIASVSAPFCQACDRTRLTSDGQIRSCLFSTTETDLRSALRSGASDAQIARIWCGAMWTKPAAHGLDTHDFAIPSRTMSRIGG; this comes from the coding sequence ATGCACCCCACTGCCCCCGCCGCCGGCGCCGGACCGGTCCCCGTGGCCCTCCAGCTCAGGCGGCCCGGCGCGCCCAGCGCCGCCGCCGCAGCGACCGGAGCGCCGCACGCGGCGACTAGCCCCGCCGCCACCCCGGCTGCGGAAGTGCTGATCGACCGTTTTGGCAGAATAGCGCGGGACCTGCGGGTTTCCCTCACGGACCGCTGCAACCTGCGCTGCTCCTACTGCATGCCCCCCGAGGGGCTGGAATGGCTGCCCACCGAGGACACGCTCACCGACGCCGAGGTGGTCAGGCTCTGCCGCGTGGGCGTGGAAACGCTGGGTATCCGTCAGATCCGCTTCACCGGCGGGGAGCCGCTGCTGCGCGCCGGACTGGAGGGCATCATCGCCGAGTGCGCCAAGCTGCGCACCGACCAGGGCCTGGCCCCCGACCTGGCCCTGACCACCAACGCCCTGGGCCTGGACAAGCGCGCCCGCTGCCTGGCGGCCGCCGGTCTGGAGCGCGTCAACATCTCCCTGGATACCCTGGTGCCCGAGCACTTCAAGCAGATCACGCACCGCGACCGCCTCCCGGACGTGCTGCGCGGCCTGGAGGCGGCGGTGGCCGCAGGGCTCAGCCCCGTGAAGGTCAACGCGGTCGTCATGCGGGGGATCAACGAGGCCGACGTGCCCGATTTGCTGGATTTCTGCCTGGAACGGGGCATCGAGCTGCGCATCATCGAGCAGATGCCGATGGGCCCGATCGGCTCCTGGAGCCGCCGCACCCTGGTGACGTTTGACGAGATCGTGCACCTGCTGCAGACCCGCCACACCCTCACCCCGGCCGAACGCTCCGACCCGCACTCGCCCGCGCAGAGCTGGATTGTGGACGACGATCCCTCCCGGCAGGTGGGAATCATCGCCTCTGTTTCTGCGCCGTTCTGCCAGGCCTGCGACAGGACGCGCCTGACCTCGGACGGCCAGATCCGCTCCTGCCTGTTCTCCACCACGGAGACGGACCTGCGCTCCGCTCTGCGCTCGGGCGCCTCCGACGCGCAGATCGCCCGAATCTGGTGCGGCGCCATGTGGACCAAGCCGGCCGCGCACGGCCTGGACACCCACGACTTCGCAATTCCGTCACGCACCATGAGCAGAATTGGCGGCTGA
- a CDS encoding MFS transporter: MSAATRGKVLTDWNTEDPTKWNSKVAWTTLVVTTYSLFLGFAVWFLPNAIASKLTEIGFNFGSPEETKAALYWLTAMPGLSAAVLRLVYVFIPATVGTRKMVIWSSLLYVLPMAGWFFAVQDPTTPYWVLLLLSFASGIGGGVFSGYMPSTGYFFPKRLQGTALGLQGGLGNLGMSFIQLGAPLLMSANLVGVTLLAPDADPSKPMVVNAVIFMVPWAILAAVLGFITLRDVPVKANFRQQLDIFGNANTWYMTVLYIMTFGLFSGFGAQTALIINANFGKLSPLAATHDPSTLPVGLSYAFLGTLVGALLRFAWGPLCDKFGGAIWTFVSAIGMGLSLAFTGWVLMTTDSPSDFTPFLIGMLVMFLFAGIGNASTFKQMPMIMPTRQAGGAIGFTAAVASLGPFLVGVALTAVSAHTFYFFAAAYCAICAVLAWVRFARPGAPFPG; this comes from the coding sequence ATGAGCGCCGCCACTCGAGGCAAAGTCCTCACCGACTGGAACACAGAAGACCCCACCAAGTGGAATTCCAAAGTCGCTTGGACCACCCTGGTCGTCACCACCTACTCGCTCTTCCTGGGCTTCGCGGTCTGGTTCCTCCCCAACGCGATCGCCTCCAAGCTCACCGAGATCGGCTTCAACTTCGGTAGCCCCGAGGAAACCAAGGCGGCCCTGTACTGGCTCACCGCCATGCCCGGACTCTCCGCCGCCGTGCTGCGCCTGGTCTACGTCTTCATTCCGGCCACGGTCGGCACCCGCAAGATGGTGATCTGGTCCTCGCTGCTCTACGTCCTGCCCATGGCCGGCTGGTTCTTTGCCGTCCAAGACCCCACCACCCCCTACTGGGTGCTGCTGCTCCTGTCGTTCGCCAGCGGCATCGGCGGCGGCGTGTTCTCCGGCTACATGCCCTCCACCGGCTACTTCTTCCCCAAACGCCTGCAGGGAACCGCGCTGGGACTCCAGGGCGGCCTGGGCAACCTGGGCATGTCCTTCATCCAGCTCGGCGCCCCGCTCCTCATGAGCGCCAACCTGGTGGGCGTCACCCTGCTGGCCCCCGACGCCGACCCGTCCAAGCCGATGGTCGTCAACGCCGTCATCTTCATGGTGCCCTGGGCGATCCTGGCCGCCGTGCTCGGCTTCATCACCCTGCGCGACGTGCCGGTTAAGGCCAACTTCCGCCAGCAGCTGGACATCTTCGGCAACGCCAACACCTGGTACATGACCGTCCTGTACATCATGACCTTCGGCCTGTTCTCCGGCTTCGGCGCCCAGACCGCCCTCATCATCAACGCCAACTTCGGCAAGCTCTCCCCGCTGGCGGCCACGCACGACCCGTCCACCCTGCCCGTGGGCCTGTCCTACGCCTTCCTGGGCACCCTGGTCGGCGCGCTGCTGCGCTTCGCCTGGGGCCCGCTGTGCGACAAGTTCGGCGGCGCGATCTGGACCTTCGTCTCAGCCATCGGCATGGGCCTGTCCCTGGCGTTCACCGGCTGGGTGCTCATGACCACCGACTCGCCCTCGGACTTCACGCCCTTCCTGATCGGCATGCTCGTGATGTTCCTGTTCGCCGGCATCGGCAACGCCTCCACGTTCAAGCAGATGCCCATGATCATGCCCACCCGGCAGGCCGGCGGCGCCATCGGCTTCACCGCCGCCGTCGCCTCGCTCGGCCCCTTCCTGGTCGGTGTGGCCCTCACCGCCGTGTCCGCCCACACCTTCTACTTCTTCGCCGCCGCCTACTGCGCAATCTGCGCCGTCCTCGCCTGGGTGCGCTTCGCCCGCCCGGGAGCGCCCTTCCCCGGCTGA